Genomic DNA from Chaetodon trifascialis isolate fChaTrf1 chromosome 19, fChaTrf1.hap1, whole genome shotgun sequence:
GGTGAGACTGATATCACTCTTGTATCCGAACAATATGTAGCTAGagccagcagctgattagcttagtttagtataaagactggaagcagtggAAAACTTTCGCATTAATAAGCAAGATAGAAAAATTTGGACaaagccatgctagctgtttcctgctgcttccagtctttatgctaagctagctagctagctaactccCTGTGGCTCTAGCTTCATAGTTAGCATACacgagagtggtatcaatcttcttgtCAACATGGCAAGAAAGTGAGGAAATTTATTATCTAAACTATCAAACTACTTTATTAAGCCAATAGGAAACCAGCTCCTATCATTAAGGAGATGTGGCTGAAAGTCCTAAAAATCTAACAAGTGGACCTTTGAGTTGAGATTATGTGGTTACATATTAATAGACAAACACTGTTGATAGAATAGCTTTCAGAGATGTAGGTCATATAGGGTTTAGCATTGTTTATCATTGAGCTTTAAGGTCACGAGACTGTAACGATGGAAAACCTGAGTCATCTTTCCATCTTGTTTTATGTTCCGGTTTAACCTTGTTACTAAATATGTATTTTCTCTTGTAACAGGTTATGACAGCAGTCACGTCCTCTTTGTTTTCCGTGACCGTACTTGCAGTACAATCCAGCTGTTGTTGCCTCAAGGTAAAGTGAGGATGAAGTTTGTTTTCATCCCTCTTCTTAACCCCTGAAGGATTTGTCATTCATTAAGGGAACACAACAGGTGGAGGAATAATGGTGATGATCCCGGAGCTTCAAACTGGAAGGAATTCTGATGATCGCACCGAGTGCCAAATGTCAGATCTTGTCCGAAACCACcaaccccacccccccaccccaccccccccaaaaagaaaatctcaaCAAGACCCCGATTAGAGGCAGGCATTAATAGTGTGGCAGATGAACAGTAGCAAGTGTCTTCAGAcgtcacagcagcaggatgagtCAAGAACACAGTGACTCCAGGACATGTATGAGATTTCACACACTTCGCTCTTTTGCACAACTTGAAACATGCAGCATCTGAAGCCTCTTGTATTGGTATGggtgagctttttttttttacaaaatgtaGCAAGAAACATTAAACATGCTGAGCCCACGTGAAGTTTGATGACATTGAAAGtctctgtaaaaataaaaaataaaagcatgactGAAATTTTGCCGAGCATGCCAGGCATTCACCTTGCAGTTTCCTTTCCGTGACTACCTTCAATAAAGATATTATTGACGGTGACACATTATTACTCACTGTGTCACCCACGCCCATTTGGCATCCCTTGGAAAAATGATTTGTAGTAGCGCGTGGTCACAAGGCAAAATCTGCCCAAGCATCCTAAAGCAGAGTAGCAACAGAGAAGCCGATTGGCCGAGACCGCAGCAGCTGAAATAGCTATGTAaacactttccctctctctgcgaGCCCCAGTAATTATAGCCAGGATGCTGGTGACGACAGTTGTCCCATCGAGACTTCAAATGCTGGAATAAATTTGACATTATGATATTTGAGCCTGGCTCCAATGGCGCGCTCACGCAAACGTCGGGGAGCGGTATAAAGGCCGGGGACCCCGGCAGGAGCGCTAGTTGTTTACCCTCTAGCCAAACGCTCCGGACCCAACACCGAGGCGTGACGGGGAGAAAGGGGGCCCTTTAAATCCAGTCCGCCGGCTTTTACgtaacacagaggaggaaaagcgAGGGGGACGCGCAGGACAGAGGGGACTGGACAATTGGAGAGGGCAGAGCGCACAGAGCGCAGGCTGAGGATTGTTACTGGGGGGCAGTGAGAGCTTTAATGGTGAGCAAGGTAAGAGCTGGTTATTATGGAGGCGTAAATGGTAGCTGTCATGACGGTTTAGTGCCATATGGGCCGATATACTTTGAGATTTATTGCATACAGACTTAGAATATTTAAATTTAGACAGCATGAATGGCAAAACCTGAAGTCGCCCAGTCCATTAtcttcaggctttttttttttttttttttaatttcctcatcCTTACTTTTACTCCTATTCCTTTATGCTATTCTTCTTGACACGCAGTAcagtccctctctctgtccctctcccatGCGCACAGGCCATGTAGTGAGTTTACTATGCATAGTTACAGGATTATTAATATCTCTACTCTTACATCACAGTTGGGAGGGAAGCGGCTGGTACATTCGGGCACTTTCAACCAGAATACTTGTCATATTCAATgatggcaacaacaacaacaacaacaacaacaacaacaacaaaccccGGTTGATTTAGTGATTAGTTCTCCCACTGGGATACAGATTCACCACGACAGTGATGAATGCAGACCAGGCACATTCACACCTGAGGTGTCCCACAGCAAACTTTTGAAGAGGACACATTGATGTCGCACCTAGTATTTGAAATAATGAAGTGAACGAGGTGTACAGAGGCAGCCTGGAGGTCAAAGTGACCAAGAATCTAAACACTGGTGTGCACACGTGCTGCAGAGGTAGGCTTACATGCCTGTGAATTTTGGACAAGAATGTGAAAGGAGAAGGTCGTGAATACCTGACCTTTGTGAGGGCAGAAAGTGCCCAACAGAAGCCATTTAAGCAACAGATCCATGTCCAAAAAACTCAGATATTTCACTCCGCTGATATTGCCACTAGTGCAGTCATATGTCTTATTCTGAAAGAGGTTGACCAACATTGAAAAAAAGTGTCAAAAGGGTTTTATGAATGACAGAGAAGCACACTTTCTAACATTTCTCtcacatttttgtctttataGTGTTTCCAGGCCATCGATCCTTCATCCCTTGGTGACCTCTGAACAgagtgaaacaggaaaaagggGAAATTGCCATTTAAAAAGGCCTTTGGGGATTGAGCCGCCTGCGTCATGGCAGCCATTGATCTGGAGCGTGGGCTGGAACACGGTGGCCGGGGTTGGGGGAAAGAGAGGCCAGAGCTGATGGACAACTTCGACTCAGAGATGCAGGAGTGGGAGGACCAGCTGCAGGACATCCAGAGAAAAATCGAAGAGGTAAGACTATGACCATGATAGAGAGACTCTGAAAATGCACATTGTGTAGGAATGATGgcacattaaagcagcagctggGTCCCTGCAGTTTGACTAATAAAGTGTGAACATTGGATTTGAGGAGCAATCCAGAAAAGCATCACTCATACACCATCAGTGTCGTAaatcaactttttttctttctgttctcaACGGATTTATGCTGCAACAACTGCAGAAATTCAGAGGGTAAATTAAAGCAGCTCGCGTTCACGGTCAATCCTGTTCTTCATCGTTAACTGTAGATTGGAGTTATGCACGTCTTTACAAGAACAATAAAGAAATTCAGCTGCATGGAATCACGAAGATTTTGGTTTAACAACGATCCAAACGTGGTGGCGATCAACAGTTTTCACTCATGTGATGCTGGAGTGTGTTAACATGTTAATGGTTATGAAGTGCTTTTATTATCCCTAGAGTGTGTGTTAAttaatgtaatgtttgtgtgtgtgtgtgtgtgtgtgtgtgtgtgtgtgtgtgtgtgtgtgtgtgtgtgtgtgtgtgtgtgtgtgtgtgtgtgtataccatAATAAACTACTGGCAGTGCACCGACTGGCTCAACCTCATGTTCTTGTTGGAGCAATGATACAGACAAATGCTAACGAGCTAATTAAACTGTGCTGTATTGACAGACGtgctgatctctctctctctctctgtctctctctctctctctctctctctctctgtctctctctctctctttctttcttacacacacacacacacacgcagtatgAAAGTGGATACTAAAGGATATATTAATGGTTGCAGTGGGAAACAGATGCTTGTTGGAATAGCATGTGCTGATCATAAATTTAGGTTCGGTTGTGCAATGGTTTTGTGATAATTTTAAGACTTGTTTGTTGTGTAAACACAGTTCCTGTTGTTGAGCTGTGTTTTACATGTagttgtgtacagtgtgtgcctgcagaaatgcagcaaataaaGTTCAGATATTTGAAGAACACACCAAATTATCAGGAGATCAGCACAAAGTTCTTAATGTTTTCTTCCGTTTTCGTTTTTCAGTTGTACAATGAAGTTCAGGCCCGCAGAGGAGCAAACGATATCGCTGCTGACAACCAGAAACATGGCAACGAGTTGGAGTGTGGCCTAGGGCACCATGGCAATGGTCTTTGTGTGCCCAGCCATCACGGCAAGAGTCACTCTGGAGCTATAACTGTGCCACATCACTATAGTAACGGCTGTAACTATAGCTCCAATGGCTACAGCTACCCAGCGAATCATCAGAATGGCTACGGTTACTGCCACACCAATGGAGTGTCAGAGATCGGAGACTTACTGCAGGATTATTTGGGGCAGGGGAAGCAAATGAGCCGGAAGAACAATGGAGCTCGCCACGTGGTGAGTAAAGGCAGTTCTTATCATTTCCCTCCTCATGCCTCACTCTGTTGGCATCTGCACATCTGAGGAAACCGGATAGGTGGACGTGATAGGAGTCAAAGCTGTGGTTCAGTCAGGAACATATTGATTACAGTTATGTGGTTCCTTTAAGTCTGCTTACACATACGAGTTACCAGATAGGAGTTAGTTTCACATTCTTTCACTGCGGCCTTTCCCAACTCTTGCACTTTCATAACTCCTGACAAAGCAGACAAGAAGAAAGCCAAGACTAAACTGCTCCCTGGTCCACATGAAAAACCATGTGCACGCCCGACACTGAAGTACAGTAGATCAGAATAGCTTTAGCAGTGCTATATCGAGTGATGATCAAGGGTCAACCGATGTTCACTTTTGGTGAGATACACTTGCCAGTGATCCTGAAGTAGCTTGCTCtaatttaaagctttttttgGACATTGATATggatgttttttaaatatattcttCCCATCTCTCAGCACTTCAGTGACACAATAAAGGTGAGCCCGGACGTCCCTGCATACCACAGTGAGATCAGAAGAAGTTCTGGAAATGAAAAGTAAGTGAGTTTTCATTGGATTCATGGACCTTTTGTGGAATGATGTGATGATGCACCTGCAaatcttatttttgtttgtttctgtttggtcCAGGATTGGTCAAGAGCAATTTTTGGGCAGTTTTGaggagactgaaaacaggacGAACCAAGTGTCTCACATGAAGGGGTCCGCCCGCAGAGAGAGTTCCcccaacaaagaaaacacaggtgCCAAGCCCCCTCTTGGACAAAGGGATGCTCCTGCTGTACAACCACGCTCACAGCTCCCAATCTCAACAGCTGAATCACCTGCTCTGGACAGGAAGTCCTTCAGCCCTGGTGTCCTGGGTGATAGGAAATGCAGCAGCCCCTCTGTTCTCAGGAAGTTTGGAGCCATGCTTCAGGAAAACGAGGGCAAAATGCTCACCGAATCAGGGGTGGTGACCCATCAGGGACTGGCCCCGGAGCCAAAGTGCCCCACCCCTGGATGTCAGCGCAGAGCAATGGGAGCCACTGCAGTCGCCGGCAGGGCGCCCATGCGCGTGCCTACCCAGAAATGCCAAGCAGATTCCAACGTGCTGACAGCAGAGATAGAGCCCAGCCAAGAATGGGGGTTAGTGTCAGACTCTGGTAGACAGAATCACAAGGATCACAGAGGAGGATACAGCAGTTCTAAAGGATCCCAGCGGAGTCCTCAGCAGTCCCACAGGAGGTCACAGGTGGCAGGGAGCCCAAAGGTCAGACCCAGGGCTAACAGTggggcagacagagatggaggactGGCTCAAGTGGAGAGATCAAGGAAGCCTGCACACCAACATGTGGAGCCCAAAATGGACCACAGGGTCTCAAGTGCTTCTTCCGGAGCTCAGAAGATCCAGAGGGGAGGCTTAGTGGGACAGGAGATGCCAGGTTGTGGCCGAGTGAGGGATGAAGGACTTATTGAGCTGCTGGACATGCTTGAGATCCAACATGAGTACAGCTCCAGTCCCAGAACAGGACACGCAGCTTACAGACAGGAGCCACAGCAGGTtggttgttttttctgcttctttatttGTTCAACATCAGCATCTGTTCAACAAATGCAAACAGTGAAACTCATGCTGATACTCTTTAAGCTGACACGTCTTCCATTATGCGTCTGTTCAGGTAAACCCAGCCGAGTTGCCGCCAGCCAAACTTAACAAGAGTTTCTCTCGCCCTGCGCGGCCAGCCAACCAACGACCTCCTTCCAGATGGGCCGGCCGCACCCCTACTGCCAGGATCACCGCCCCATCAGGCCCAATGTACCGTCCACCAAGCCCCCTTACACGCACACCAAGCCCCATGACCAGAACCCCAAGTCCCGCTCTGAAACACCGGCCTCTCATTTCCTATTCCCTTCAGACTGAGACTGTCATTATGTGATAGCTTTCCATTTCAGTAAAACTTGATCTTGTCCTTGAGGAAAACCCATCCCAGTGTAAATAGAAAGGACTtttcaaacaaagtgctttaAGAGAGTTGCAAAGAAACTCTTAGTTTCATCTCGATGCCATGTTCAAGATAAGACACATCCAAAACATTCTCCAGTGTTGCTGTGGCTTTTTGCTTCTTCTGTGCCGAACCTTTGCCAACACATCAACGTATTGCTTTGTTGCAGTTCCCCCTTATccactctcctcttttttttgtattgagtttcaggtgttttctgtgtaaTGAGATTTTGCATGCAGCCCTAGTTCGAGGGTGCATGCTCATGTGTTTAATCCTCATGGTTGCCATGTTGAATGAAATCCAACCTGGCCACCAGTAGGAGTAGATTAAGCTGCAATTGTGCTCTCAGCAGCAATCTGCTGTCAACAacagtgtgttttactgtatCAAATTGTCAAAGTAATATATTTAAGATGTTCAAATAACAACTGTGAGAAATGACTATGATATGcctttaatgtattttttttcttggtaaTAAATATGACAGTGCTTTGACATGAAGACTCGGTCTCTCTCTGTTGCAGCATTGCATAGTATTGTTCCATTAATGGGGGCTCATATTGCAGGGTGTTGATGATTTACTGCATGTCAAGCCTATGGACATCTGACACCAGCGGCTCCCTGCATGCCAGCGCCATGGCAGCTCAAGAAGTGTCAGTTGCTGTTGCAAATGAGTTAACTGTCCACCAACTTCAACACATCAGCGTGTTCAAATGCACAGGACCTGGCAAACCATGATAGAATATGATTGTCCTCCAAACAGAAGGATTTTGAGGCTCATAGATGTGACTTGGATTGTGGATATTTCATACTTTTTCAAACAATTTGTCACTGAATATGCTGTGAATAACATGAGTGCTGCACAAGAGCGGTTATCCATCGTTAGCAGGATATCCGGTGTGAGTGATTGTGCAGCATGAGGGATCACCTTTCATATTGTGTGTTTCTCGCCTCATAAGAGGGCATCAACAACCTCTGGCTTCCCTGACACCTCCAGCTCTGCGGAAGGTGATGGAACACTCAACTttcacgcatgcacacacacgcacagacaagACTTCAGCTATACAAGCGCACACATCTTGCAGTTTTCTCACCAAGTAAACATTTTCAGTACACATGAGCACATGCTCTGCTACAcatcatgcacacgcacgcTCTCTTCGGGCAGGGGTGGCCAATGTGTGAAATGTCATGTAAAGGCTGGGTGGGTGTACGGAAGTCCTTTGGCCCCATGATGCCTCAGCTCTGTCACCCAACCTCCTGGTGCTATGTGGCACCTCAGACAGAAATAGCAAGCGTGACGTGTGTTTTGGTGCCAGAAATCTTAGCCTGCTGTCTTTGGGGGTATAAATAAAGAGTGGGAGGGGGGCACtggtccctctctctgtctcccgaGCTCTCATTCTTTCATCTTGCCCATCACTATTTATGCCTCCCAATGAAACATCTAACATGTAATATTGAACAAAATAGCTTTAGTTTGCTCCCTTAAGTTTAGAGCTTTGTCCTCTTATCACCTCTATCCAtaaatcaattttttttatactttattCAGTCAAGTAATGATATACTCCTTCCCTTGTTGGCTTTAAGACAATACCAGTCTTCTATCTGCTTCTCTGCAAcagcctctttttcttttctctctcttctcgcCTCTTCGTGTCTCTActctcagtttgtctgtgtgtaaatgagaGCCTGTCTTACAGGTTGACACCTACTTGGGCTGCATGAGGGTATTTTAACAAGGCacccctcctctgtcctcatcagGCCCACTGCTAACTCTTGGCAAGCTGCTGCCTGCATGAACTAAATGTTCAACAGGGGATCAGCAATTTAAAGTGTACAAAAGATGCGTCCTTTGGTGACTTATTTTCCCCTGCTTCCCTGACTGACGACACTCTTTGCAGACAGACGCAGCATGGCAGAGCTTGGCACAGCATGTTCCCTACTGGACAGTCTATTcatgagagcagagacaggcagacgacagagagaggaggaaaaaaaggaaacaaaagagcAGACAGCTGAGCTGTAGCCATGGCTGCCCTGACGTCAGCAGACAGGGTTACCACACCCACGCCGTCCCCTGGAGGAGGCAACACCCATCAAAAAATAGCTTTACATCACAGCACGGAAGACTTCGAGGAGTATCTCTACTGGGTTACGCAACTTTTAGAATATGATTTTATGTGCTCCcagtgtacaaacacacacaaggacatTCGTGAAGATGTACCACCATCTACACACACTGCTGTAGAGCATTATTTATGACATCTGGGTACCAGCAGCATCTGTTCTCATGGCTTTGATCATGGAAAGGGTGCTGATCTGCCCTTTTGAATGACTTACtatagtgtgtttgtgtgtgcgcatgacCAGCCAACCAAGACAAAACCCACATGCACTTAAATCTAACCTCACCTCTCTTAAAACAATAATAACTTATCAGACACAAAATTGCAATGCACAGGTGTTTTGTAGTTAATACTGGCTGCACGGAGGCCAAGGTAAGTACAGATACGGTATGGTAGGAGATTTGGGGGTATATAATTAAAAATATGATAAATTTTAATAGCAGAACAAGCACAAGTATAATGGCAGACACTTAGGTCTTGTCTTTCCTCCACATTTTGACCTGTTGTCCACATGCAGACAGAGTTACTTTCAGGTCACTAAAAGAGAGATTTTTGAATGTGCCTTGCAAggggcagatttttttttttttttaaattactgtttctCTGTATCCGAGAGGACATGTAAAATGGAGTAAATATCCATTTATAAAATGCTCATGCATGTGTAGACAAGACCTTAATGGATCACTTGCTGTTTGGTGGAATCTGCTGAATTCAAGCAATTATTGAGCTACGAAAACTTGGTTGACTTTGGCTAACAGgcacattttttttgctgttgacaTACGTCTGTTGTAAAATGTCCATGATGAAATGCTCATTGATTAGCTTTCAGTTACATACGTTCAAACCATTGCCTCATTGTACAATTTTGCAAATGCTCCCCTGAGCTGATCTAACATGGTACACCAGTTAGAGGATCCTGGATTTGATGTTATCAACTCAAATCGGGTACTGGATGAACCGACATTATAGGGTTGAGATAACGACATTTGTTAcgtctgagaaaaaaaaaaagtttgtttccCCACAAGATAACAAGTGAAAAATCACTCTTTAATGCTGAGACAATTAACTTGCTGACGTGATctcaagaaaaggaaaatatcaATTATCTACATTTGTTCTAATGCAAGATATTGGATGTGAAGCATACAGGCCATAGCTGGGTTTATTTAGCGCTGACAATTCAAAGTTCACTGACGGAGACAGACTGTCTACACTAGTTGCTAGGCAGACTTAAAAGCTTATAATCATGTAGCTCCCTTATCTTCCATACATGTGTGATTATGAGTGTTACATCTGTCTGAATAAGTCCCTGGTGGCTGACATAATGTCTTCTTGCTTGTCTGAGGCACGTGTGAATCTCACGTTCCTTCCTGCCTCTTCTCGCCCACATCCACCTGT
This window encodes:
- the LOC139348122 gene encoding uncharacterized protein KIAA0408-like, whose product is MAAIDLERGLEHGGRGWGKERPELMDNFDSEMQEWEDQLQDIQRKIEELYNEVQARRGANDIAADNQKHGNELECGLGHHGNGLCVPSHHGKSHSGAITVPHHYSNGCNYSSNGYSYPANHQNGYGYCHTNGVSEIGDLLQDYLGQGKQMSRKNNGARHVHFSDTIKVSPDVPAYHSEIRRSSGNEKIGQEQFLGSFEETENRTNQVSHMKGSARRESSPNKENTGAKPPLGQRDAPAVQPRSQLPISTAESPALDRKSFSPGVLGDRKCSSPSVLRKFGAMLQENEGKMLTESGVVTHQGLAPEPKCPTPGCQRRAMGATAVAGRAPMRVPTQKCQADSNVLTAEIEPSQEWGLVSDSGRQNHKDHRGGYSSSKGSQRSPQQSHRRSQVAGSPKVRPRANSGADRDGGLAQVERSRKPAHQHVEPKMDHRVSSASSGAQKIQRGGLVGQEMPGCGRVRDEGLIELLDMLEIQHEYSSSPRTGHAAYRQEPQQVNPAELPPAKLNKSFSRPARPANQRPPSRWAGRTPTARITAPSGPMYRPPSPLTRTPSPMTRTPSPALKHRPLISYSLQTETVIM